The window TTAGCAGTATTTTGCAGATCATCCGCAAGAGCACTGGAAGCCACCAGCAGCATGGACAGTATAAAAATTATGGCCAGCTTGATTTTCAATTTATTTCCTTAAGCAGACATTCAGGGTTTAACGGCTTTTGAGATAAGGATCATCCTGAGCCAGATAATTCTGGACATAATCTTTAGTAGCATCTTCAAGGGTCATAAAAGGCTTATTGTACCCGGCATCATGCAGCTTTTTCATCTCAGCCTGCGTAAAATACTGATATTTATCCCTGATTGATTCGGGCATATCTATGTAGCTGATGTCAGGTTCTTTGCCCATAGCGGCAAAGACAGAACGGGCCAGATCATTCCACTCACGGGCCTGACCGGTACCGATATTGTAAATTCCGCCCTTGTCCGGATTTTCAAGGAACCATCCCATAACATCAACACAATCTTTAATGTAGACGAAGTCCCTCTTCTGTCCGCCGTCTTTATAATCCTCACGGTGAGAACGGAAAAGCTTCATTTCTCCGGTTTCGCCGATCTGTTTGAAAGCCTTACAGATAACACTTTTCATGTCACCTTTATGATATTCATTCGGGCCGAATACATTGAAAAATTTGAGGCTGACAAGGCTGTCCATAATTCCGGCGCGTAATGCCCATAAATCAAAAAGCTGCTTGGAGTAGCCATACATATTCATCGGTTTCAGTTTCTCTGCACCTTTGTGATCATCACTGAAACCAAGTTTTCCGTCACCATATGTGGCCGCACTCGAAGCAGTAATAAAGCGCGCTTTATGATTCAGGCAGAAACGGCAGAGCATCTGAGTATAACGGTAATTGTTTTCCATCAGATAATCCGCATCAAGCTCTGTTGTAGAAGAGCAGGCGCCCATGTGAATAACAGCCTCAGTCTCGAAAGGATCTTCACCTTCAAGAATCAGCTTATAAAATTGATTTTTATGGATATAGTCTTCATAGCGGAGATTAACCAGATTCTTCCATTTATCACTTTCAGCAAGGTTATCGACTACAAGAATATCATCAATTCCCATCTGATTGAGTTTCCAGACCATGGCACTGCCAATAAATCCGGCACCACCTGTAACAATATACATACACTAATCTCCAATAATTAAGGCTATATACAACAATAAAAATTTAAATCACACAATTAAATCAGCCGGATATTACTGACTTTTTCCATAGTTAGCAACCTCTGGACATATTTCTGTACAAGCTTCCGGGACACTGTCGGACTAATAAATATGCCATTATCTTAAGGTCGCAAAAACAATCAGAATGACCTTGCAGTGTTCCTTAATGCCACAGCAGAATTGTTTTTATAACTTTACTTATTTTATATATGATGTTTTGTAATACAAATAACTAATATATGGACTGAATTAGTTTAATATTTTCAATTTAGTTATTTTTTAGAATAAGGCACTACATAATTTTTAAATTATAGTTGTATAAAAATGTATCAAATTGATACAATTGCATTAATTTTTAGCACGACTATTTATATTATTTTAAAATAATTTCTACTAAACTCAATAATATTTTAAATTTAAAGATGATATCGACAATTTAAACTTA of the Maridesulfovibrio bastinii DSM 16055 genome contains:
- the rfaD gene encoding ADP-glyceromanno-heptose 6-epimerase yields the protein MYIVTGGAGFIGSAMVWKLNQMGIDDILVVDNLAESDKWKNLVNLRYEDYIHKNQFYKLILEGEDPFETEAVIHMGACSSTTELDADYLMENNYRYTQMLCRFCLNHKARFITASSAATYGDGKLGFSDDHKGAEKLKPMNMYGYSKQLFDLWALRAGIMDSLVSLKFFNVFGPNEYHKGDMKSVICKAFKQIGETGEMKLFRSHREDYKDGGQKRDFVYIKDCVDVMGWFLENPDKGGIYNIGTGQAREWNDLARSVFAAMGKEPDISYIDMPESIRDKYQYFTQAEMKKLHDAGYNKPFMTLEDATKDYVQNYLAQDDPYLKSR